A stretch of Desulfobacter hydrogenophilus DNA encodes these proteins:
- a CDS encoding ABC transporter ATP-binding protein: MLEVLGLAKSFGLQTIFENFDLNLPHGRFTVLVGPSGCGKSTLFDCLTGIVCPDQGRIVWQGNAIAHLGSLAAYMQQKDMLLPWLTLEENSLLPVQARPRTLRDMKQAKQTLARIFERIGLTGFGAHYPYQVSGGMRQRCALARTLMFDRDLVLLDEPLSALDAITRRELQNLLLMLQKEFGKTVLMITHDIEEALVLADEIILVGPTPMTILERFQPKASKPREFTQPEFMETKARILSRLLTEKEKIQG; this comes from the coding sequence ATGCTTGAGGTCCTGGGTCTGGCCAAGTCATTTGGTTTGCAGACCATTTTTGAAAATTTTGACCTGAACCTTCCCCATGGGCGGTTTACAGTACTGGTTGGCCCGTCCGGGTGCGGGAAGTCCACCCTTTTTGACTGCTTGACCGGTATAGTCTGTCCTGACCAGGGCCGGATTGTGTGGCAGGGCAACGCCATTGCCCATCTTGGCAGCCTTGCCGCCTATATGCAGCAAAAAGACATGCTGCTGCCTTGGCTGACGCTGGAAGAAAACAGTCTTTTGCCGGTGCAGGCAAGGCCCCGCACGCTAAGAGATATGAAACAGGCAAAACAAACACTTGCCCGGATCTTCGAAAGAATTGGGCTTACAGGATTTGGGGCTCATTATCCCTACCAGGTATCAGGCGGTATGCGCCAGCGATGCGCCCTGGCCCGCACCCTGATGTTTGACCGGGATCTGGTCTTGTTGGACGAACCCCTGTCCGCCCTGGACGCCATTACCCGCCGGGAACTGCAAAATCTGCTGCTCATGCTGCAAAAGGAATTCGGCAAGACCGTTCTCATGATCACCCATGACATTGAAGAGGCCCTGGTCCTGGCAGATGAAATCATACTTGTAGGCCCTACCCCCATGACCATCCTCGAACGATTCCAGCCCAAGGCATCCAAACCAAGGGAGTTCACCCAGCCCGAATTCATGGAGACCAAGGCCCGGATTCTCTCCCGGTTGTTGACCGAAAAGGAGAAAATCCAGGGATGA